Sequence from the Peromyscus eremicus chromosome 4, PerEre_H2_v1, whole genome shotgun sequence genome:
ACCCCCCCCCAAGTGATCAGATCAAACTACCTAGTGGGATCCATATTTTCCTGGAGAGGGACTTGCATTAGGAAAGGGCTAGCTGGGACAAAGAACTGGAGATCTGTAGTAGGTGGGGTACTCTAGACCTTGGGGGGGGGGACTCATCTGTTGACCTGTTCATAGTGTGACTCTGGGAGCCCTTCGTGAGCTCCTGCCTTTGGGAGGATACTATGACAAGAGTTGGGGACCCTGGGAGCTGTTCCCCCTGGTCCTCCTGGCATTTCATCCTTCCTTTTGCATTGTGTCCCATCCCCAGATGACAGCTGCCAGGACCAGCCGGGCACCAACTGCGCACTGGCCATCAAAGTGAACCTCTGTGGCCACTGGTACTACAGCAAAGCCTGTTGTCGCTCCTGCAGGCCTCCCCACTCCTAGCCGGGGCCGTAGCCCCTGAGACCTGAGCACCACATCCCGGGGCTCTCATTGGACACCCACCCTGCAGGAGACCCTGGGCTGTGAAGATGTGACACAGAGCACAACAGACAAGAAGGGATTTTTGACACTGTGGGCACTGTCTCTGCCTCGGGGGAGAGCCTCCAGTGCCCACAGGCCCCTTCTCAGATGGAGCCACCCTGCTGCGGGAAGTTGTCCATGCTCTCCCAGGATCCTGTGTCTGTGCCCACCCTAGAGGGCCCAGAGTCCAGAACCCAAAGTGGGCAGTACCTGCCCATTTCCAGGCCCTTCTCTGAGGTGACTTGCAGATGACCCAGGAAGGAGAGAGTCTCCCTTCTTTGGCTGCCTTGGGCAAGGAGGGGTCTTGGGTCAGCTGAGGAGCCCAGACTGCCCTGTCTCCGGAAGTATTGAAGGTACCCCATCCTAAGGCATTAGTGCCACACTGCCTCCCCTCCTGGAGTTCTTGTGCTGGATGGAAGGGACAGCCTTTGCTCATGGTGCCCCTACCACCCTCCTCACTACTCACTGGTGCATGTTAATAAAGTGGCTGTATTTATGGCGGCGTGCTGGGGTTTCACTCACTATGGGCAGAAATGGTGGTCAGCCTTGGGAGCTTTAGTGAGGCTGTACGGGGTCCTTCGCTGGACAGTGGGTGCAGAGATGGGTGGGAACAGGGCAGTCTGATACAGAAGGCAGACAAAAGGCAACCGGAAGAGCAGGTGGTGTACAAGGACGGGCACTGTGGGCAGCAGGACAGTGTCGAGGTGGAAGCTAGGGTGAATCTCCAACCATCTTTAGCTGCCTTTGGTCTGGGGCTTATGGCCAGGATGGAACACAGGGCTATAGGAACGCTGGAGGAgcagtgggaacaggaaggctagaAGATACAGGATGTGGCCACCATGAGCACGCGTGGCCGTGGGCTCAGGTTTCGTGTAAGGCCATCTACCATTCTCTGAGGACAATCCTCAGAGACACAAAGGCAGCTATTGGGTGGTGCTTCAGTCTGGTTTTTCTTGAGTGGAGGAGAGTGGAAAAGACAACAGCATACGTATGCACGCGagcgcgcgcacatacacacacacacacacacacacacacacacacacagcccccagtgaggcagggaggacagGGCTGTCTGTGTCTGAGATGATCGTGGCTAGTCAGTTCCAAGACCCTGGAGGAATCCTCTGGGCCCAGGTAGTAGGGAGGCTGGTGGCTGTCTCCTGTGCTTTGGGGTCAGTCTGCCCCGACAGGTCTGCCAAATAGCTCTGTCCCTGAAGGGCTTAGGGTTTTGGGGTGTGGGGGAACTGAGGCAGCAACACAGCCCAGTGCATTACTGCTTCTCTGTGTGCCTGTACCACAGGGACTGAATCAAGGTAGCTGCTCCTAGAGATTTTATTTCCGTCCCCCAGATGCAGAAGTGGTCTGGAAGATGATAGTGCGTCAGGTCACCAACTGGGCTCGGACAGAGCGGTTTCCTTGTGTCTCAGGGGCTGGGACCTCTGCCACACCTGAGTCCCATCATTACCTCTCTTCCAGGCTCCTCCCCCTCCtgacttcctccctctcttcctcatccCACACTCCTTTCTGTTGGCCTTTATTGTGCACCTGACTATGCCAGGCTGTGTCGTGCATGCCACCATCACTGGCTGGTTTCATCTCTTTTTGAGGTGGGCAGTGTGAGCACCCCACTATGCTGATGCCAGCCCAGGGACAGCCAGCCCCTTGTCCTCAAGAAACATAGCCCATCATGTTCAATCTGCTCTTCAGGTTGGTTAACAGCGATCTTGAAAGCCATTGGGGGCACTGGTAAACAAAGGTGGCTTGTGATGATGCCCCTTTGCCTGAGAGCTGATCTCAGCCCCTCTGGGTAGAGCTGGAACTCACCAGCTAGGCTGGGAAGGTGGACTCCGTCTGGTTCCAGAGAAGGTCTGTGCCTGAAGGTGCCCAGTGGATGGACAGACAAGCAGCCTAGTGTCATGGTGTGGGAAACAAATTTATTGGCTTTTGCTTTTTCTCAGGGTGCTGGGTGGGTTCCTGGCAGGTCCCATGGTGGTGTTGAGTGAGCTGGTAGGGATGGATCTTTGAAGATGTCTATGGGTCTATACAGAGATGGTGGAGgttaaaaaaaaggaggggagggatAGGACACAAAGACAGAACAGCCCAGAGCACCCCTCCCTACCTCACCCATACCCCAAGTAATGCAAGGGACAGATGCCGTGGGGTAGACtgggacaaagaagcagagaggaaaggggtATTTTGGGGACTTCTGTGATTCTAAGGGTGGATTAGACCTTAGCAAGACCAAACCgaggcaggaaaaagaaaaggagaaaaaaaattcaaatgccgAAGACAGCAGATCCTCACTAGCACGGTTCAGCTGCCTGTAGTAAGTGTGGAGGGCCCTGCTGTGGTACCTGGCTCAGGAGTGGCCACTGTCCTATAGGAAGGCACCTTCACGGGGGTCGGGGGGCACTTGCTCCCCCAGGGCTCCATTGCAGGGCCTGGGGATGAAATAGGGCCCCAAGGGAAAGGGACTCTTGAGGCTCTGCTGCCAAGAATGGTGCCTCTGTCAGAGCAGAGAACTGTATGCCTGATGCCTGGGGTTCTGGGCTTGGGGCACCTTCAAGGGGTGACCACCTGACACCAATTCCTCATCCAGTGGAGGGCTTGGAGCAGCATGGCTAGAGATGAGGCTTCCACACATGGGCAGCCAGCTCTAGCTGGCTGGGCCTGCGACCTCATTCCAAGCAGAAAACAAGAAGTGGATGATCTATTGCTCGGCTCTCCCCAGGGACCTCAGTTCCCACTGAGGACCAGAGTCCAAAGGGCTTTCTGCAGCCAGCTCCCCACTCCAGCCACTACATGTATGAGGATTCAAGCCCATGGATGGGATGGCTTGCCCAAGAGTCACACCTGAGACCCCTAGTGCATAGCTGGGCCATCTCCAGTGCATCAGCAGCCTCGctgggtgtgtctgtctgttgacTGGGCTTAGGGATGAGTACGGGATGTGTAAATTTTGGTGTCAACCCTCCCAGAGTAATGTCCCCCGTGCCTACGCCTCCTCTCTCAGAAAAGCAGATCGGGGTAGAACAAGTGTCCCAAGGACACTGCTGTCACCTAAATTCTCCCTTCCACAAGAAGACTTGTCCATCTTCAGGGAGGCCAGAGCAAAGGGTATTTCAAGCTTGGGGCAGATGCTTGGCACCTAGGTTCAGTGTGAGACAAAGTGTGGAGAAGGAATGGATAGAGGGTGGGGAGAAGGATGGGAAAGGGGAGACTGGGTGAAGGGACAGAATATTTATTTGGTCCACGGTCTCTATGGAAGGTTCATGCTTGTAGGGCCATGGCAACCAGTGAGACCTCTGCTCCCTTGAGCAGGTAGGAAGCCCAAGGCCTGGTGAGGGAATGACAGACTAAGGCCATGAAGCCAGAGACTGACAAGTTGCTGGGGTGGACATTAGCCATCTTCTCATTTCCTGGGAACAGGACCTGGCTCCTGTGCCCCAGCAGAGCCTGACCTTACCCTCCTGACCCCTGCTTCCCCTCTTGTGCCAGCCGTCCCTACCCACAGCTGCCACACCTGGTTCATTGGGCTTTATCCTTGCAGAGGGCCCGGGGGTTCCCCATGCCTAGAGGCCCTAGGACAGGGATACAGGGAAGACTTGGCTGAGCCGAGGTCTGGGCATGGGGCCAGGGCATGCCATGGGGATCCTGCCATGATCTCAAGACCTTCCGGGGCTGGATGCCTAGGCAATATGGAGGCCTGTCACACGTCGGTGCTAACGCTGCGGCTGCGGGAAAAGGCCTCACGCATGGCAGAGAGGCGGTTGGGGTTGAGTGCCTGCAGGCCCCCGAAGCTCGCTGGGGGCAGATCCACGTCCTCCTGGCTGATGGTTTTGTAGGCCACGCGGCCCCCACCGTTGCGCACACCCTCAAAGTCGTCGTCCTCTGGCTCCTGCAAAAAGAAGGTGGGCGGCTCGTACTGGGAGCAGCTGCGGCAGAGAGCACGAGCCTGTGGGGACTTCTGGCTGAAAGAGGTGGTGGCAGCTGGGTAGAGAGCGGGCCCGTTGGTCAACACAAGGTTTCGGTTGGAATGCAGGGGCGGCAGGTGTGAGTGCACGGCGAAGTCGggctcctcctcgtcctcctcggaTTCGTCCTTCTTGCAGCAGTAATACTGTGGGTAGAGGGTCAGGTGACTGCGGGGCACTTCCCACCAGTGTTGACTGGAGGGTAGACTCCAAGATTATGGGGTGGCCCTGCTCAGTCACCTCCACCTGTTCCACCATCACCCAGCATCTACCCCAGCCCACTCCGAGCGGAGGTCCCCACAATGTGTCACCTATCTATCTCACCCACACAGCTAGATGTAAGTCTAATTTCCAATTTGCAGgcaggtaaactgaggcacagttaGGTAAGAAACCTgaaagtggcagagctgggtaagcCATTTCAGATCTTAGAGTTGTCGTAGGCACTGGGTGTGTATGCCTTGCACACAGGTGCTCCTTCTTCTCGGGAAGACATGGGGCCTCAGGGGCCTCTAAAGTTCAAGCAGGGAAGGGTACATGAGGCAGCACACCCCTCACTGCTGCTCTCCTGAAGGGTAGCTGTGCGCCACGAGCCACTTGACTCTCTCTGAGCCTTAGCAAAAGCCTTGGTGAGATGGGCATCTGGCCACTGAACTGCACAGAGATATCCCATCCCCTGAAATCTGACTTTACCCTCCTCCACTCCACCCTGGACCCCGACCTTCTCTGTCTTCTTGGGAGCTCCCCCGGGAGAGGCACCTCTCAGGCTCCACCTCAGCCAGATCCCCTTCCCCATCCCTTGGGAGTACCTGAAGCCGACAGTAGCACAGAACAGCGATGATACAGAGCAGAATCACAGTTGCCAAGATGCCCCCAGTGATGACCACAGTCCCGGCTGTCATCCGCCCACTTCTCCATCAACAGCCTGCAACAGATGCCACAGGCCACAGCATTGTTAGTGCCTCTATGCAACAGCCACTAGACCACAAGACCAGCTGGAGGGGAAAAGGAAATACCCCAAAATGTGGACACCACAGACTGGAGATCAGCCTGGGATGGAGCAGGCAGGAGGAGATCCCAGCCTCCAAGCTCTGCTCCACCtcttagcctcagtttccccatttgcaAAAGGTGACTGCTAATAGCCTGACATTggagtttattttaatttttatgcgtatggggttttgcctgcatgtatgtctgtacaccaggTACACTGTGCTCATGGATACCGAAAGAAGGctttagatcccctgggacttgaggtacagacagctgtgagctgtcatgtgggtgctgggaattaaactgcggtcctttggaagagctgctggtgctgctggtgctcttttttgttgttgttttgggatttttgtttgtttgtttgggttttgttttcttctgtttttttttttttttttttttccccaagacagggtttctctgcttaATCCTTAGCCCAGAGCCttaactctctctgtagaccagaccaggctggcctagaaatcacagagatcctcctgcctctgccttccaagtgctgggattaaaggtgtacacctgGCCTAActgctggtgctcttaaccatggagctatctctccagctcctgacttgaagttctctctctctctctctctctctctctctctctctctctctctctctctctctctctctctctgtgtgtgtgtgtgtgtgtgtgtgtgtgtgtgtgtgtgtgtgcatgttcctgGGCATAGTGTctgagtatatgtgtgtacatgtga
This genomic interval carries:
- the Fam163b gene encoding protein FAM163B, translated to MTAGTVVITGGILATVILLCIIAVLCYCRLQYYCCKKDESEEDEEEPDFAVHSHLPPLHSNRNLVLTNGPALYPAATTSFSQKSPQARALCRSCSQYEPPTFFLQEPEDDDFEGVRNGGGRVAYKTISQEDVDLPPASFGGLQALNPNRLSAMREAFSRSRSVSTDV